Genomic window (Vibrio coralliirubri):
ACACATCAACCATCTGTTCGGTAATGCTATTAATCTGAGCAATTGAAAGCTCGAAGCCTTCATTGAACGTATCGCGAGTACAGCTTTCAAGAGTAGGAGGTAAACCTAGGTTGTAATAGCTGCTTGGGATAAGCTCCATCACTAATGCGAGATAGTTTGGTTCATCGACTTGAGCTATCGACTTCACTAGGTTGCTATGATGACCAGCCTGCAAACACGCTTCGAGCTCATCGTGTGGGTAACCGTCGCTTGTTACTTCACCTTTAAATACTTTTACAGCGACTTCCTGTGGGAAATCAAAATCACCGTTCACCCAGTTAGCATGTGAAATTACGCCAGACGCCCCCTGACCAAGTACTTGATTCAGTGAGTAGCATTGCGAGCTTACAGTAGGCACGCTATCTAAGCTGCTAGGGTGTTTGCAAAACGGGTTACCCGCAAAGGCTAGCCAAGCCAGTTTAGGTAGCTTAATAAGGAATTCAGGGAACTCAGTCAGTTGGTTTGCAGACAGGCGAACCAGTTCAAGGTTGGATAGGTTTTCCATGCTTTCTGGTAACACGCGAATCTTGTTACCCGCCAATGCCAGTTTCTGTAGTCGTGGTCTTTCACCTAGTGAGCTTGGCAGAATATCAATCTCATTGTCGGTCAGGATTAACCAACGTAGTTGAGTCGGCAGAGACTGCTCGCTAACGGTTTTGATTTGGTTGGTTTTGAAGCCAACCATTTCGAGCTTAGGAAGTGACCCCAGAACATCAGGCAGGTGCGTAAACAGGTTATTCGACGCGAAGATAATACGCAGGTTAGTTAGCTGTGATAACTCGGCTGGTAGGTCTGACAGCTGATTACCTGAAAGGTCTAGGATCTCAAGAGAATCTGCAAGCTCTATGATTTCTAGAGGAAACTCGGTGAGACCTTCTGATAGTTTTAAGCGCTTAATACCTTTAAGTTGCCCTGATTTTAATTGTTCTAGAGTATGCAAACCTTAGCCTTATGAATAGATGTTCGAGGCGCGTAGTTTACTTGTCTCAACCGAGAAAGGCGAGTATCCGGAAGAATACTCGCCCAACTAAACTAAGTGAACGAATTTACGAAGGTTAAAGCTGTATATGGTTTTGGCTAACGCCGACCTCCTCAACAAAGTCGCTATCATGACTGACCAAGATGAATGCACCCTGGTATTCACGCAGAGCCGAAGCCAATATTTGCTTTGAGTCTATGTCCAAGTGATTGTCTGGTTCATCAAGTAGAAGAAGTGGGGCATTCTGTTTATGGCTGACGATCAACATCGCCAACTTCATTTTCTCGCCACCACTGAGGTGATCGACTTTTCGATATACCGAGTCTCGCCTGAATCCAATTCCCGCTAGCAGGGTTCGCGCGTCGCTCTCTGCTAATCCAAAGCTGTGCGTCATTAAGCTATCGAACATCGTATCGTTGGTGTCTAACAGTCCAAAGTGTTGATCTAAATAGACGGTCGCCCCCAAGCGCTTAATCGAGCCTTTATAATTGGCGTGTTGACCGTGAATCGCTTTTAACAGTGTCGACTTTCCACACCCGTTAGCACCGGTTAGATAACACCGTTCCCCTTGTGATAAAGAGAAACTGATTGGCGCACCAGAGCCGTAAATAAGGCGGCAGTTTTCAACGGTTAACAAAGAGCTCTTTTTACTGCTTTTACTTTGTTGTAGATACAAAGCTTGTGGTTTCAGCCGTTCCTTTTGTTCTTTAAGCGACTGAAGTTTATGTTGGTTTTGGTCAATGAGATTCCTTTGGCTTGTCGCAGACGCGGCTTGGCTTTGTCCTGCTTTATCTTTCATCGCATCCAATAAGATCTTGGGTTGGCTACCTGACTTTCTGAGTCGGTTTCCCTGAGATTCTCGCTGCTGTGCCTTTTCCTTGTTGGCTTGAGCTTGACGCTCGAGTCGTTTCTTTTCAGACTTATGATGCGCAATCTGTTTCTCTAGCGCTTCGCTTTGGCTAGACACTTGTTTGAAGTAATCATCATAATTTCCTTTATAGAAACGCACACCCAAGCTGTTGAGGTGGTAGATCCCCTCCATTTGTCTCAATAAGCTTCGATCATGGCTGACGACAAGTACCTTACCTTCAAACAACTGGCATTGTTCTAGTAGCCAATTGCGTCCATCGTTATCCAAATGGTTCGAAGGCTCATCGAGGATCAGTATGTCGTTATTTGATACGAACAGCTGATGAAGCTGTAGCAAGGCGAGTTGTCCACCACTCAAAGAGCAACAGGGCGTGTTCAAATCACTAGTGATCTTTAATGCACCTAGCAACTGCTGGGTACGTGTCTCTAGATCCCAATCATCGCCAATGATATTGAAGTGCTGCAATTCACAGCTACCTTGTTCTATGGCGCTTAATGCTTCCAACTTTTCGGTGAGCCCTAAGAAGTCAGCGATGGTGATGTTGACATCCAGTAGCTTTGATGGTAACTGAGAGTAAAAGCCGATTGAACCTTGGCGCGAAACACTGCCTGTTGTGGGCTGTATTTGTCCAACGAGCAATGAAAGCAACAATGATTTTCCAGCCCCATTTCTTCCGACTAGGCCGGTGAGGCGAGTGCTCAAATTAAAGGTGATCTCTTTGAATAACCACTCACCAGTATCGAGTTGGAATGAGAGATTATTGGCTAATATAGTAGGCATAGAAATACCTCCCTTTACGTGTAAACGAGTAAAAGGGGTGAGGCGCTTTTTCTATATAGAACCCTACACAGAATTCTATGTATAGATCGCCAAAGACGTTACTTAGGTAGCGTACCAATCAAAGATAGGAAATAGAGTGCTGATCTGATTTCTGTCTTTAAGGTGCTGATCTTAAAGATGTAGCTTGTCAAAAAACGGATCTTTAAGAGCTTGATTTGTCGCGAAAATAGATGACGAAGTAACGCCCACTAACCCCGAGTGTCCAAATGATTTTTAAAAAATAAATCGGATGTCAGGATGTTAGTACTTCATTATGGCGTTATTCTCTTTTGAAATGATGGTGGAATGGTACTGAATACGGGCTTAGAAAGTCAACAGGGTGAAGTGATTAAAATGTACCCAAATAATAAAAGCGCCGATGAGACGCTTTTATTGATTCGATTGTACCGTCCTAAATATGGTTGACACATTTCCAACATGAAATTGGAGAGTGTCATGAAAACAACAAGTAGACGTACTCAACGAGATTATTCTCTTGCCTTTAAATTGGCAGTCGTAAGCCAAGTTGAAAAAGGCGAAATGACTTATAAGCAAGCTCAAGAACGTTATGGGATCCAAGGTCGCTCTACCGTTTTAGTTTGGCTTCGCAAACATGGTCAACTAGATTGGTCTAAAGGAATAGAACAATCGAGAGCGTTAGGAGCGACTATGTCAAACTCTTCCTCAACTCAAACCCCAGAGCAACGAATCAAAGAACTCGAGCAGCAATTAGAAGAAACTCAGCTCAAAGCTGAGTTCTTTGAAGCGGTTGTAAAAGTCATGGATCGAGATTTCGGAGTCCGAATCTCAAAGAAGCGCAAGGCCGAGTTATTAAGGAAAAAACGGTCAGAAGATTGACCGTCACTAAAGCTTGCCACTTCATAGGTATTACACGACAAGCTTTCTACAAGCGCTGTGTTGCAGAAATTCATCAGACAAAGAAAGATGAATCCGTACTCGGTTTTGTGAAGGAGCAAAGGATGATGCACCCTCGTATAGGGACTCGTAAGATCAAGTATTTACTTGCTCAGAACGATATTGAAATCGGGCGAGACCGCTTATTCTCTCTGCTGAGAATGAATCGATTATTAGTACAGAATCGAAGGGCTTATCATCGAACTACAAACAGTAATCATCGCTTTTACTGCCATCCAAATCGAATTAAGGAAGGCTTAATCCCGGAAAGACCAGAGCAATTATGGGTTGCCGATATTACTTATCTAGCAACGCGGCGTGGTAGTACTTATCTCAGTTTAGTGACGGACGCTTACTCAAGAAAAATCGTGGGCTATCACATAAGTGATGATATGAAAGCTCGCACGGTCAAGCAGGCCTTTTTAAACGCGTTGAAAGGGCGGAAGAATACAGGTGAGCTTGTCCATCACTCAGATAGAGGTGTTCAGTACTGCTCTGTTGAATACCAAGAGTTGCATCGACAGTATGGTGTATCTTGCTCAATGACTGATGGCTATGACTGTTATCAGAATGCGTTGGCAGAGAGGATCAACGGAATACTGAAGATGGAGTATCTGTTGAATAAGCCTAATGATTTAGATGAAGCAAAGAAAATGGTCGCTGAATCAGTAAAAATCTATAATGAATATAGGCCTCACACAGCTCTAAAATACAAAACGCCCGATGAAGTACATCGAGCGTTTTAGTCAATCAAGTGTCAACCCATATCAGGACGGGTCAGATGAAACCTGACACTGCTAAATGGCAGGCTATTTAACTTATAGCTTGCTGATAATCTAGCTAACAGGACGACTGAGCTTGACCACCAATAGCACGCCAGCACATATCAAAACTGTCGTTGATGTACTTTTCTGACTGCTCTGGCTGCGGCTCTTGTTGATCAATAAGCCAGTTCGCACAGATCAAAAAGTGGCTATGGATGAAGTGTCTCACGAGATTAATGTCTAACACCATCAACTCTTCGGCTTGCTGTCCTTTCAAAATGATGTCATCGAGTGACGCAAACATCTGCGAAACAATGACTTCACGAGTTTGAGTCGTTGGGTCGAAATGAACATTGGTAAAGAACTTCATCGCAACCGGATTTTCTAATGCCCATTCAATCCCTGTGCTCCACATGAACTTAAAGGCTTGGTAGCGATCTTCTACTGCCACATCAGTGTGCGGTTGAAGGGTCGAGAATAGCTCTAGCTTCAGCTCGCGAAATAGCTCATCAATCAATAGAGATTTGTTCTCGAAGTGGTGAAACAACGTCGCTTTTGCCACGCCGGCTGTTTTCGCTATTTGTCCGGTAGATGTGCCCTCTAGCCCTTGTTGAGAGAAAAGCAGGAGTGCAGCATCTAGGATTTTTTGTCTTTTGGTGATCATCTATTGAGTACTTTGAACATCAGTTTCTTGATTGGGTTGTTGTAAGGAGGATGCATTAACTTGGTGAAGTTGATTTTTCCTCTGCTTAGAACGGTTTTGGCATGGCTAAAGGTCTTGACGCCTTCAATGCCGTGATAGTGTCCCATGCCTGAAGGGCCAATGCCACCGAACGGCGCGTCTTCTGCAACCACATGCACCAAAGAATCATTAATACATACGCCGCCAGAGTGCGTGTCTGATAAAAACTTGTCTTGGGTTTCTTTATTATGGCTCATTAAGTACAGAGCCAGTGGGCGTTCTCTCTCTGTGATGTAGCTGATTGCTTCTTCGATGGAATCATAAGGCACGATAGGCAGAACAGGACCAAACAGCTCTTCTTGCATCGCGAGCATCTCATCGTTCACTTCGGTGAGAAGGTGCGGCGTCATTCTGTGGTTTACATCGTCCTGTGCTTGTTCGGTTACCGTGTGAATAACCGCGCCTTTGGCTTGTGCGTCTTCAATGACACCTTTCA
Coding sequences:
- a CDS encoding leucine-rich repeat-containing protein kinase family protein, with the protein product MHTLEQLKSGQLKGIKRLKLSEGLTEFPLEIIELADSLEILDLSGNQLSDLPAELSQLTNLRIIFASNNLFTHLPDVLGSLPKLEMVGFKTNQIKTVSEQSLPTQLRWLILTDNEIDILPSSLGERPRLQKLALAGNKIRVLPESMENLSNLELVRLSANQLTEFPEFLIKLPKLAWLAFAGNPFCKHPSSLDSVPTVSSQCYSLNQVLGQGASGVISHANWVNGDFDFPQEVAVKVFKGEVTSDGYPHDELEACLQAGHHSNLVKSIAQVDEPNYLALVMELIPSSYYNLGLPPTLESCTRDTFNEGFELSIAQINSITEQMVDVFEHLHANKVCHGDLYAHNTLVNEQGQMIFGDFGAATIYGYLTEEQQQGIRRIEARALKYFIEDLLTICAKQDQDSELYSQLANFEA
- a CDS encoding ABC-F family ATP-binding cassette domain-containing protein — protein: MPTILANNLSFQLDTGEWLFKEITFNLSTRLTGLVGRNGAGKSLLLSLLVGQIQPTTGSVSRQGSIGFYSQLPSKLLDVNITIADFLGLTEKLEALSAIEQGSCELQHFNIIGDDWDLETRTQQLLGALKITSDLNTPCCSLSGGQLALLQLHQLFVSNNDILILDEPSNHLDNDGRNWLLEQCQLFEGKVLVVSHDRSLLRQMEGIYHLNSLGVRFYKGNYDDYFKQVSSQSEALEKQIAHHKSEKKRLERQAQANKEKAQQRESQGNRLRKSGSQPKILLDAMKDKAGQSQAASATSQRNLIDQNQHKLQSLKEQKERLKPQALYLQQSKSSKKSSLLTVENCRLIYGSGAPISFSLSQGERCYLTGANGCGKSTLLKAIHGQHANYKGSIKRLGATVYLDQHFGLLDTNDTMFDSLMTHSFGLAESDARTLLAGIGFRRDSVYRKVDHLSGGEKMKLAMLIVSHKQNAPLLLLDEPDNHLDIDSKQILASALREYQGAFILVSHDSDFVEEVGVSQNHIQL
- a CDS encoding IS3 family transposase (programmed frameshift), which translates into the protein MKTTSRRTQRDYSLAFKLAVVSQVEKGEMTYKQAQERYGIQGRSTVLVWLRKHGQLDWSKGIEQSRALGATMSNSSSTQTPEQRIKELEQQLEETQLKAEFFEAVVKVMDRDFGVRISKKRKAELLRKKPVRRLTVTKACHFIGITRQAFYKRCVAEIHQTKKDESVLGFVKEQRMMHPRIGTRKIKYLLAQNDIEIGRDRLFSLLRMNRLLVQNRRAYHRTTNSNHRFYCHPNRIKEGLIPERPEQLWVADITYLATRRGSTYLSLVTDAYSRKIVGYHISDDMKARTVKQAFLNALKGRKNTGELVHHSDRGVQYCSVEYQELHRQYGVSCSMTDGYDCYQNALAERINGILKMEYLLNKPNDLDEAKKMVAESVKIYNEYRPHTALKYKTPDEVHRAF
- a CDS encoding TetR/AcrR family transcriptional regulator; its protein translation is MITKRQKILDAALLLFSQQGLEGTSTGQIAKTAGVAKATLFHHFENKSLLIDELFRELKLELFSTLQPHTDVAVEDRYQAFKFMWSTGIEWALENPVAMKFFTNVHFDPTTQTREVIVSQMFASLDDIILKGQQAEELMVLDINLVRHFIHSHFLICANWLIDQQEPQPEQSEKYINDSFDMCWRAIGGQAQSSC